The DNA region ATCTTCGTCTCGCTGTTGAAGGCGATTGTGCCGCCCCTGGTCTTCGCCGCGATCGTCGCGTCGATCGCGAACCTGCGCGCGCTCGACAATGCCGCGCGGCTGGCGGGGCAGACGCTGCTGTGGTTTGCGATCACCGCATTGATCGCAGTCGCCATCGGCATTGCGATCGGCGTGATCGTGCAGCCGGGCGTGGGCCTCAGCAGCGCGGCGCTGGCCGCGAAGCAGCCCGAATCAGTGGGCGGCTGGCTCGATTTCCTTAAGGGGCTGGTGCCCGCCAACAGCTTGGCGCTGTCCGGCAGCACCAAGATCAGCGACGGGTCGGCGACCACCGGCATCAGCTTCAACATCCTGCAATTGCTGGTCATCTCGATCGCGGTCGGCCTTGCGACCTTGAAGGTCGGGGACAAGGCGGACGCATTCCTGTCCTTCGTCCGCTCGCTGCTATCCGTCGTGCGTGCGATCCTCGGCTGGGTCATTCGCCTGACGCCGATCGGGTCGGCGGCGCTGATCGGCACCGCCATCGCCACCTATGGCTGGAGCGCATTGGCGCAACTGGGCAGTTTCACCGCCGCCATCTATCTGGGCCTCGCGCTGGTGCTGCTGGTCGTTTATCCCACGCTGCTGGCGGTCAACGGCCTGAAGCCCGGTCCCTTCTTCGCCAAGGCCTGGCCCGCGATTCAGCTGGGTTTCGTGTCGCGCTCCTCGGTCGGCACCCTGCCCGTCACCGAAGCGGTGACCGAGCGGCTGGGTGTGGAGAAAGGCTATGCCGCCTTCGCCATTCCGCTGGCGTCGACCACCAAGATGGATGGCTGCGCGTCCATCTATCCTGCGCTGGCGGCGATCTTCGTGGCGGGCTTCTACGGCATCCCGCTACATTTCGTGGATTATGTGCTGATCGTCTTCGTTTCGGTCATCGGATCAGCCGCGACGGCGGGGTTGACCGGCGCGATCGTGATGTTGACGCTGACGCTGTCCACGCTTGGCCTGCCGTTGGAAGGCGTGGGATTGTTGCTGGCGATCGACCCGATACTGGACATGGGCCGCACCGCCGTAAACGTTGCGGGCCAAGTGCTGGTCGGCGTGATTGTCGCCAAGCGGGAGGGGATATTGGACGAGGCGGCCTATTATGGCGCGGGGGATATCGTCGCTGCTGAGTGATGACGTTTCGGCTGGATCAACGCGAGGATCGCAAAAACGGCCGATTTCTGGACGGGCGCGCCTTGGTTTCGTCACCCTATGTCTATAGGCAGGGTTAGCATCGGAACTTAGCGGAGTGAATTGTTGGATACTGTCTCGGTCGTTTTAATCCTGTTGGTCGCCGTCGTCGTCAGTGGCGCCATATCTCGTATCCTGCCGGTCAACCTGCCCACGCCATTGGTGCAGATTGCCTTTGGCGCGCTGATCGGGCTGGCGGCGGATATCCGGGTGGAACTGGACCCCGAACTGTTCCTGCTGTTGTTCCTGCCACCGCTGCTGTTCCTGGATGGCTGGCGCATCCCGAAGGATGAGTTGCTCAAGGACGTGTCGACCGTCTTCGAACTGGCGTTGGGGCTGGTGCTGCTGACCGTCGTCGGGGTCGGTTTCTTCATCCATTGGCTGATCCCCGCCATGCCGCTGGCAGTCGCCTTCGCGCTGGCCGCGGTCGTCTCCCCGACCGATCCGATCGCGGTGTCCGCCATCGCCGCGCGCGTGCCCATTCCCAAGCGGATGATGCATATATTGGAGGGCGAATCGCTGCTGAACGACGCGTCAGGCCTGGTGTGCCTGCGCTTTGCGATCGCGGCGGCGCTGACGGGCAGCTTCTCCATCGGGCAGGCCAGCTTGACCTTCCTATGGCTGGCGGTCGGCGGATTGCTGGTCGGTGTGGCCGTGACGTTGTTCGTGACCCGGACGAAGGCGTGGATCTCCGATCGGTTCGGCGAGGATATCGGGTCGCAGGTGCTGATCAGCCTGCTCATTCCCTTTGCCGCCTATATCATCGCCGAACATCTACATTGTTCGGGCATTTTGGCGGCCGTTGCGGCGGGCGTGACGATGACCTTTGCCGAAATATCCCGCCAGGCGCTGCCTGCCACGCGGATGCGGCGCAATTCGGTGTGGGACACGATCCAGTTTGCGCTGAACGGCATCATCTTCGTG from Sphingobium sp. HWE2-09 includes:
- a CDS encoding Na+/H+ antiporter; the protein is MDTVSVVLILLVAVVVSGAISRILPVNLPTPLVQIAFGALIGLAADIRVELDPELFLLLFLPPLLFLDGWRIPKDELLKDVSTVFELALGLVLLTVVGVGFFIHWLIPAMPLAVAFALAAVVSPTDPIAVSAIAARVPIPKRMMHILEGESLLNDASGLVCLRFAIAAALTGSFSIGQASLTFLWLAVGGLLVGVAVTLFVTRTKAWISDRFGEDIGSQVLISLLIPFAAYIIAEHLHCSGILAAVAAGVTMTFAEISRQALPATRMRRNSVWDTIQFALNGIIFVLLGEQLPSILVAAKQTVHMTNHSNPWWLAIYVLAIMLALVALRFAWVWVSFRLTLFRAREEIAYRRPNWRLVAAMSVAGVRGAITLAGVLTIPLTLVDGSDFPARDLAICLAAGIIILSLILASLCLPLLLRGLEMPAEPSRLAQENAARIASAQAAIQAIEQAQHRLAEGSADADVYAAAGSRIMDLYRERIDSRIQQSADQEEVKQLARVDRDLRLAGFRAERDAIFAMARKRVIGSEITQKLVRELDLAEARYR
- a CDS encoding dicarboxylate/amino acid:cation symporter, with product MALHYRSFGFQVLAGMVVGLLLGLVARQIGAGPDGDLNWLATALKTVGSIFVSLLKAIVPPLVFAAIVASIANLRALDNAARLAGQTLLWFAITALIAVAIGIAIGVIVQPGVGLSSAALAAKQPESVGGWLDFLKGLVPANSLALSGSTKISDGSATTGISFNILQLLVISIAVGLATLKVGDKADAFLSFVRSLLSVVRAILGWVIRLTPIGSAALIGTAIATYGWSALAQLGSFTAAIYLGLALVLLVVYPTLLAVNGLKPGPFFAKAWPAIQLGFVSRSSVGTLPVTEAVTERLGVEKGYAAFAIPLASTTKMDGCASIYPALAAIFVAGFYGIPLHFVDYVLIVFVSVIGSAATAGLTGAIVMLTLTLSTLGLPLEGVGLLLAIDPILDMGRTAVNVAGQVLVGVIVAKREGILDEAAYYGAGDIVAAE